Below is a genomic region from Spiroplasma endosymbiont of Dioctria linearis.
AGCGATATCAAAGAGTTTATTGAAAAATATAGCTTAAATATCAAAAATAGTGAAGATCTTAAAAGTATTGGTAATGCTGCGCAATCAGAATTATTAGAAACAATAGAAAAAAATCCTAATAATATTCAAGAAAAAATAACTGAATTGATAATGAAAATGCAAATAAACAATATAACTAAAAATCTAGATAAATCTTTAAAAATTATTGAAACTTTACTTAATAAATTAGGTGAAGATACTTCAATTAATGAAATTGAATATGAAGATTTGGAGTATATTCTTCAAAAAAATTTAGAAAAAACATTAAAAAAATTAAAACAATGAAATCTTGAAAATCCAAAACAAAGTGATTTTTATAAAGAAGAAATGGCTATAGTTGAAAATGACCCTGACTTTCAAAAAAGAAAAGAAGCAAGTGAAATTATTGAGCATTACTTTGGTAATATAATTGGTCAAGAAATTGAAGAGAACGAAATTGAAGGGCTTTCAGTTGAAAATATTAATGAAAACTCTAAAATTATTATATTTAATAAAGGAATCATGATTAGTGAAGAACTACGTGGAAAAGTTGACTTAATTAGCTGTATTTTTAATAATAGTAAAGAGTTTAAAAAAAACAATGTCTAAGGACATTGTTTTTTAAATAAATTTATACCTAAATTCATCAATAATCATAAATTCTTCTTGAGTACTACTAATTTTTTCAAAAGTTATTTTACCTGTTAAATCTAACGATAATTTTGTTTTTGCTGATCAGGTTAGTTTAGAAATAAATGCTTTCTTTTGATCTTCATTTAATGTACCATCAATTTCATAGTCTCAATTGCCTTTTTCATTCTGTTTCTCTAATACTTTTAATCTGAAATTAATTCCATCAATTATTTTATTTATAAAATTAAATGTTTCACTTTTATTTAATGGATTTGAGTTAGTTAAGGATGCTAATACTTTTCCCTGGTCTTTTCATCCTTTTTTTATAGTTAAAGCTAAATCTGATTCAACTTTTGTACTATAAGCTCCATCAACATTTTTAACAACTATTGAGTTTAAAAAAATATTTTCTACAATAATTGTCATTCCTGTAAAATCATAAGAATTTTCTATTATATTTGGATTATAAATTTCTGCTAATATCTTTAAAAATTCAGCTTCAGTTGGATTATCTAAATCTAACTCAACTTTATTATTTGCTATTTTATTTGATGATAAGCTTGATTCAAAACCATTGTGTTCTCATGAATCATTTATAAATTCTAAATAATCAAGATTATATAATTTAATAGTTTCATTATCTTTAAAAAATATATTTATGTCATTTGTAAAACCCGTAAAACTTTTCGATGCAATAGAAATTAATGGATCACATGAAACACTCATAATTGCAGAGGTTGGTATGATAAATAAACTAGATAGTATATAAATTATTTTCTTCATTTTCTTCCCCTTTTATATTAATTTCTATAGAAATTTTATCAATTTTTATATTATCTATATTAAAACTTTTCAAGTTAATTGATTCATACTCTTCTTGATTATTTTCTAATTCCTTTGCTTCTATTTCATTATTATTTAATTTAAAGTCTAAATCTTGTTGATAATAATAAAATAAGTTTTTTACAATATTTATTTTCTCCATTTTTTTTGTCTTATCAACATCTTCAAAAGATATTTTCAAAATATTATTTATCTCCTTTTCTTCTGAATCATTTTCAACGATTTCTTCAGATTCAATGTTAACTGATTCAGCTAAAAGTAAATTCTTAATAATTTCTTCATTTAAAATAAATTCTTTATCAAAAAAATTCAATTCCGTATTAATTTTTTTATCTTTCTTTTTATCAATTATTTCTAAACTATTTTGTTTAGATAAAAGAATTAAATTATCTTCTTTTCTATACTTTCCAAAAAAATATATATTTTTTGAATAATCCAAACTTAACTCTAGATTTGAATAATCATAGAAAGTATTTTTCTTTTCATTAGGTTCTATATTAAATCACTGAGCCAAATCATCCAAGGCATATTGTGTCATTATTCTATCTTTTATATTATTATCATTTCCAACATTACCATATTCGTCTGAACTAAGTTCATTACCAAAAAAAGTATTATCTCTATCACATATAAATTCATCACAATTTAATTTTAATTCATTTCCATTTAAATTAAGTAGTTGCGCTTGTTTTTCAATTTTAGTTTCTGGCTCTGGAATCTCAACTTTTTTTTCTAAATCAGGAAGCATGGAAAATTCCTTTATTTTAGTGTTTTTTTGGTTCTTAAAAACTGTTTGAAATGCTTTATTATAGTTAGTTTCATAAAATCTATTACTATTTTCAGTGTTCCCACAAGCCACAACTGCAGCTGTTGTCGAAGTTAACAAAGATACAACACTAAAAAAATTAATTATTTTTTTCAAATTTATCACCTTTTAAAATTATAACAAAATAAAAAGAAAATCATATTCAGATAATTTTAATGGTTGTATAAAAAAAGTGGAATATTATTATTAACAACTGCTGCAAATGAGATAGAATAGACAACCTTAAAGAGACTTGCACTTGATTTTAAATCAATTGTAAATGTTCTCTTTTTTTATTATAAATATAGTCTTGAAGATTATTTCTTTTTAAAATGAATTCTTTGAACTTAATTTTAAAACTCTCCAATGAGTCAAAACTATTTCTATAATCTTTGAAGAAAATATCTTTATATCATCCATTTAAAGATTCAGTAGGAGAATTGCGTTTAAATCCAACATCAGACATTTACATCTTATTCAAGTTGAAGACAAACACTTACATGGAAGTATTAAAACAGCACTATCTAATAAGGAATTTGAAACTACTAAAATACCCAAAATTGACTCTCCTTGGAAAGCTAACTAACTGATATTTTTTGATAGAAAAAGAGAAAATACAAGATCTATTTATTGGATAAATCTTGTATTTTGAGACATAAGCTCTTATTATCTACATAAAAATAATTAAGATAAAATTGTTTTATATAAGTGAAAATTTGCTGCTCCCCATAAAATACCTTTACATATTTTCTTTAATTTCTATAGGTATAATTCACAAATAAAATATTTTTAAATTATAATATATGTCAAAAAAATAAAAAGAGAATTATTATGAAACTAACAATTCTCTTATGAATTATATATTACTAGGTAATATATAATAATTTTTTTAGTAATTAAATTATATTATTTAAATTTCTCTGGAATAAAATCCTCTTGTAAACCAGAATTATTTGCAAAGTCAACTCATAATATTACACAATCCACATTTCATTTTGAAATATTTTGATTAAAATTATGAGCATTAGTAAACATATAACTCATATCAAATACTTTTGATGTATCTCATCTACTAATATCTTGATTAAAGTTTAAAGCTTCAAAAAACATATATTGCATGAAGTTTGCATTTGATGTATCTCAATTACCAATATCTTGATTAAATTTATCTGCTTTATAGAAAACATGACTCATATAAGTTACACCCGATGTATCTCATCTACCAATATCTTGATTAAAACTATAAGCATTATAAAACATAAAACCTAAAGTTCATACACTTGATGTATTTCAACTACCAATATCTTGATTAAAATTAGTAGCAAATTGAAACATTCCTGTCATTTCTCTTACATTTAATGTATCTCATCCACCAATATCTTGATTAAAACTAGAAGCATTATAAAACATATTACTCATATTTATCACACTTGATGTATTTCAGCTACCAATATCTTGATTAAAACTTTTAGCACTTCAAAACATACTACTCATATCTACTACGTTTGATGTATTTCATCTACCAATATCTTGATTAAAATCATAAGCTTCCATAAACATACTTTTCATATCGGTTACATTCAATGTATCTCAATTACCAATATCTTGATTAAACTCAGAAGCAGAATTAAACATACCCTGCATATTTGTTACATTCGATGTATCTCAATTACCAATATCTTGATTAAACTTATAAGCACTTCAAAACATAAAAGTCATATCTGCTACGCTTGATGTATTTCAACTACCAATATCTTGATTAAAATTAAATGCTAAATTAAACATTCTACTCATATTTGTTACATTTGATGTATTTCAATTACTAATATCTTGATTAAAATTATTAGCTGCATAAAACATTCAACTCATATTTGTTATATTAGATGTATCTCATTCTTCAATTCCATAAATTTTTTCATTCTTATTATATCTAAATAAATTTTCCAATGATGTAATTTCTTTTGGTAATACACTTGGCATTTCCCTTACACGACAATTTATTATTGTTGTTCCATCACTTCAAACACCCATTTTTATAATTTTTTGAACATCAACACCTAAAAAATTTTTTTCTTCTGTTTGATGCACAATACCATTACTATCAACATATATAGTTACTTGATCTACTTTTGGTAAAACATTTTCATCATTTGTTATCACAGGATAATCATATATTAATTCATCAGAGTTTTTTGAAACCTCATTAACTACTGGAGAAATATTAGTCATTCCAAATGTACTATATGCTAATAAACATAACAATTTAAACATATTTACATTACCTTTCTTTCAACTGCCCACCCTACCAACCTTTTACATCTTTTCCTTAATTTTTATTATTATAATTTCAAAATAAACTAAAATGTTTTTAAAAATAAATGCAAAAAATTTTAACTAAATATAATTAAATACTTTTTTTACAAACACTTTCTTATTTAAATTTAAATTATTATCAAATATATTTTTAATGTACTGATTTTCAAAAAGATATTTACTGGATTTTTCTATATCTAGATTAATAAATTTATTATTTTCTATACTATGGCCTGCTTTTTTATTATCATGATTTTGATAGTCATTTTAATATCATTACTTATACTTTTCATATTTTTTTCTTATTTTAAATAATTTTTAACTGGTTTGAACTATATTAAATTTGTTATTTAGTTCTAAAATTTCAACAACTTCATAATAATTAATATATTTATTGCTAATTAATTGTTGAGAATTAATATCATGCTTTCCAACTCAAAAGAAGCATTAAATAGGTATTCTAATATTATAAAAATTATTTTTTAAATCAATTTGTATATAACCCCGCATTAATTTAAAAAGAGAGTTATTCACCTTTAGTTGCTTTTTTCCTTGGAAAAAGTAATTTCTATTATAACTTATTGCTTAATATCAAAACATCTTATCAAAATGCTAATTTTAGCATAATTTTTATTAATAAGATTATTCTCAAAAAATTACTAATTTTTTTGAATAATCCTATTGATTGAATATTTTTACTTTGCTCATATTTTACTCCCTATAAATAAATACTTTGCTTTTTAAAACGCTTAACAGTATTTTTATCTTCTCAATAACCCATTAAAAATAATTTTTGTTTTTTATAAATGAGTTTAATAAAATTTCTTATAACCATATTTTTGGAATCATTTCTTTTTTTACAAATTTCTTCTAATCATCTATAAATGTTTTTTTCTACTTTCCAAATTATTTTTATATCCTAATCATATAATTCTAATTTCTTTTGAAATTTTATTAAAATTAGTGTCTTTAAATATATGTGTGTTAATACTGCAAATTGGTTTTACTCCACTTTTTGTGTATCTTTAGAATCTTTATAAAGATCTTAAAGTTTTTTATCTTTTTGTTTTAAAATATTAAACGACTTAAATAAAAGTAATCTTCATCTTTTCTTGTAATATTTATTTTTCTTTTTTTATTGCAGAAGGTTAAAAAATTACTTTTTAGTTTATTTTGAGATATGTAATATATAAATATTTAAAAAGAAAGAATTATTGATAACAAAAAAAAATACTTTTGTAAGTACTTTTCATATTTTATTTAGTAATTTTTTATCCCTACATTTTTTATAGAATAATTTTAATTGCAAAGTACTTAAAAAAATTAAAAGGAAAGATTTTTAATTTACAACAAATAAAAAATCTAATCTTAATATATATTTTTAAAATTTATATAAAATATTTTCAATTTTTTTAAATTAATTTTAATTCCTATAATATTAATTAATTAAAAGTCAACTAATAAATATAAAATAATATGATTTTATTAATCATGATAACTTTATAGATTTTTTCAGTCAATTAGTTTAATTGTATTTTATATAAAAATCTTATTTATAGCTTTTTTATATTTATAAAAGTAATTTAGTACTTCCCCTATTATTTCACAATTCCATCTTCTCAAAAATTAATTGCCAAAATATTTTTTATATATCTTATTGATATTTCTAAATCATTTATTGGAATTTTTAAATGTCCATTTGTATTTCCAGTTGCAATATGAACCAAAATTAATAGAGGAATTTCAGGTTCAGAATTAAGAAAATCAATTGGATCCATTTTTTTTATTTCTTCAAAACCAGAGTTTTCGTACATTTCTCTTTTAAAAGATATAATTCCAGTTTCCATTCAGTTTTGAATTAATCAATCTTTAATTTTATTATTTAATTCAGTTATATCATTTATATTTGAGGAAATAATTTCTAATGATCATTTAGGGAAAGTTCTTATTAATTCTTCTAAAGATTTAATAATTAAAATTTCTCTAAAAGTTTCACCACCATCACTTTTACCTTGAATCATACAAAATGATGTGCCCTCTTGAAATGTCACTTTACCTAGGCTCGATTTTTTTAAATTATAAACTTTCTTTTCCATAGTAGCCCCTTTAAAATACGATTAACAATATTATACACTAACTTTTTATTAAAATTAAATATAAAAAATTGCTAAATCAACGAGTTTAATAAAATTATTTTATTCTTTAATTATTTTTTTATCTTCATAATTATCAAGATAAGTTTTTGCAAATAAAATTCCAAATAATGAACCTATTAATAAAAGTGAATTACTTAATCCCATCAGTAAAAAAAATATTAAAGACAAAAGTATTGAAAGCTCATCACCATTTTTAAAAACTCCAAAAATAATGGCAGGCAAAATTGAAATTAATAAACCAACACCACCAGCACATAAACCAAAGATGTAACCAAATCTTTGAGGTATTGATTTTCTTGAATTAATAAAAATTAAAATAAAAATTAAAATAATAAATGATATAAAAGTTGCTAATAAAATTGTAATACCAATACCTTTTATTAAACTTAAACTTGCATTTAAATTTGTCTGTAATCATTTCCCTAAATCTAAAAAATATTTATAACTACCTTCCATAAGAGGTTTTATCGATATTAATAAAATAGAAAAAACCATTACATTTATTAATAAAGTAAGGATAAGATATATAGAAATATTTGATAAAGTTCGTGAAAGTCTTAGCATGATAACTCCTTTTAATATGAATTTAATTTTAGCATTTTAAATATCTTATTTATATTTTTTTTAAATATTAAAAATAAATACTTAAACTAAAATTTCTTTTTCTAATCATTCAATTGCTTTATCAGTTATTTTTTTTCCTTTAAAAGTTTTCTCAACTAAAAAGTTTCTAATTAAGATTGGTTCAATTAATTTTATAATTATTTGTTGCTGTAATCCCATTACTTGTTGAATAGTTTCAATACCTAATACTGAATGTTTATATAAAAGTTTTAAATAAGAAATTTCTTGATTGGTTAATCCAAATTTATAAATTTCTAATTTTAAAAAAATACTTTTAATAATTTTTATATCAATATTTTTAAGATCTAAAGTAATAATATAATCATAAATTCTTTTTAAAAGATTAATTGCAACTCTTGGAGTATTTTGACAAAACTTTGAAATATAATTAATTACTTCCTTATTTAAATCTATTTCTAACTTCTTACAATTTAATTGAATTATATCTGCAATTTCATTTTCACTATAATGTTGAAAATGAAATAATATGGGAAATCTATTTTTAAATGGTTCGGCTAATTTATTTATTTCCGTTGTTGCACCAACTAAAGTAAAGTTTGCAACTTTTATATTCACAACTTTTGAGTTATATTCTTTACCCACTATTATGTTTAATTTATTATCTTCTAGCACTGGATATAGAATTTCAAAAACTTCTTTTGAAACAGAATGAATCTCATCAATAAATAAAATTTCATTTTCTTTTAAAGATGTTAGTGGGAAAATAATATCACTAGGTTTTTGTAAACTTTGACCATTTAAAATATATATTTTTTTATTTATTATTTTAGAAACTAAATAAGCTAAACTTGTTTTACCTAAACCAGATGAACCATGAATAAGAATATGATCTAAGTTTTTATTTCTTTTTTGAGCAGACTTTACAAATATATTTAAATTATTTATTATATTTGTTTGTCCAATAAATTCCTTTAAACTATTTGGTCTAAAAACATTATTTTCCATAATTATTTAAACTTAAAATTGTTTTAGATAAAAGAATTTCTTCACTTAAATTTAAATCCATATTTTGAATAGCCTTATAAATGTCGGATATTTTATACCCTAGTTTGTTTAAAGAATTTATTACATTCATTTGTTTTAAACTATATTTCTCATTAAATAATTTTAATCTTATTTCACTGATGACTTTTTTAGAAATACTTTCAGATAAATTGCAAACTCTATTTAGAGAATTTATATCCTGCTCTTTACAAATTTTAATAAAATCTAACTCATTTAAATTTCTAAATATTTTTTTAATAGTTGTTATTCCAATATTTTTAATATTTAAAATCAAATCTGCCAAATCTCTTATTGATTTACTATTAAAAAATAATAAATCATTAGAATAATCATTTTTATAATTTATAACATACAAAATAAGCATTTTATTTAGTTGCAAATTCTCATTAAAAATTTTGTAACCTTTATAACCAATATTATTAACTTTTAATAAAAGAAAATCCTCATCTTGTTCTGTTATAGCACCTTCTAAATAATACATTAAAGTATCACCCCTATTATATAATCGCTATAAAATAAAAAAACAAAACAAGTTTTGTTTTAAATATAATCTTTTATAATAATTTAAATTTTTTCAAGATAAGTATATTATTCTTCGTATACTATTTTTATTTTTCTTTTTTTATTTTGTTTTAATTTCTCAATATTTTCTTTAAAGAATGCAATTCTTTCTTCTTTGATTTGACTAGCTCTTTTTTTATCAATTGGTTTCTTTTCCATTGCTAATTTTATTTTTAAATCTTCAACAGTGTAGTTTCTTCCATTATTTAAAATATCATCAATTCTGGCTTTATTTTCAATTGCCTTTTTAATTTCTTCAGGTAAATCAGCTAATTTAGAAGAACCCGCACTATTTGACTTTCTTAATAATTCAATTTTTGAAATTTGATTATTTACTACTGCTTCTGGTTTACCAACAGTTCTACCACTTTCAAGTTTTTCTAATGATCCAAGTGAATATAAATTGTTAATTGAATACGCTTTTTTATCCTTCTTTTTCATTTCACAATTTCTCCTTTAAAGTTTTATTATTACATATAATTATATCTTATTTGCTTCTACTAAGGTAGAAATAATAAAATAATTATTTTTTTAACTAACAAAAAAATAATATAGGTTTATGAAATATTTTAGAAATAATGATGAAATTGCAAAATTAGTTTAATTCCTATTTCAAAGAAAATAAAAAAAAATTTGTTTTAACCAAATTTTTTGTTTTGTTTTTGTTTGTAAATACGTTTTTCTTTTTTACTTAAATGATATTCACGTCTTCTTGCTTCTGATTTATTTGAAGCAGCTACTTTTTGAAAACGTTTCAGTGCTTTTTCAATTGGTTCACCTTCGCGTACAACAACACTTGCCATTTTTTCAACTCCTAGTCAAAAATAATTATAGATTGTAAATTGCTTTGTGTCTATATTTTTTGCAAAAAAAGTGAAAAAAAAGATAAAAAAGTAGATAATATTTAAAGAAATGGGCAAAAAATCATGAAAAAACAAATAAATTTAATAGTTACAGGAGGAATTGCTGCTAGTAAAGCTTTAAAACTATATCAATTATTGACAAAAACTTATGAAGTTAAGTTAATAATAACTAAAAATGCTAAAAAGTTTGCAGATTTTGGTGATATTGACTATTTAGAGGACATATTTGATAGAAATTTCTATGACTCACACCATTATGGTGAGCATATAAAAATTGCCTTTCAAAGCACTCTAAATGTGGTTTATCCTGCTTCTTACAACTATATTGGTAAAATTGCCAATGGAATAGCTGATGATTTAGCTAGTTTAATATTCTCTGTTTCAAATTACAAAACAATTTTATTCCCAAGCATGAACTCAAATATGTATTTAAACCCTATTTTAGAGAAAAATAAGCATATTTTAGAGTCTAGTGGAAATGTTAAGTGAATTGAGCCAAAATATGGTAAATTAGCAAGTGGTCATGAAGGAATTGGTAGATCATTAGAACCTGAAGAAGTAATAAAATTTATTGATTTAGAACTAAATAGTTTTAAAAACTTATCAAATAAAACAGTTCTACTAAATTTTGGCAAAACTAGAAGTTATATTGATAAAGTTAGATATATTACAAATGCAAGTAGTGGCAAAATGGGATCTGAATTAAAAAAAATTCTAAAAAACAATTGTAAAGCGTTAAAAACTGTCTTTGGTGACACATTAGTGGCAAATATTTCAGATGATGATAATATTTACGTAAAAACAAACTCCGAAATGTTGGAACAAATGTTAAAAAACTTTAATAAATCAGATATTGTCATTTGTTCAGCTGCTTTATATGACTTTGAAGTTGAAAATTATATTGATAAAAAAATAGAAAAAAGATCTCTTTCAGATAAGGAATTAAATTTAACCCTAAATCCCGCAATTGATGTTTTAAAGGAACTAGGAAAAGTTAAAAAAAATCAATTCTTGGTTGGGTTTTCCTTAGCAAATAATTTTGATTTAGAAAAAGCTTGAAAAAAAGTAAAAGAAAAAAATCTTGATATGTTAGTAGTAAATCTAGCAAGTGCTATGGAATCAAATAGTAATGAAATTAAAATATTATTAACAAAAAACAAGAAAATTATTGAGTTTAATAAGGCAAAAAAAAGTGAAATTGCCTTTAATATTATAAAAACAATTAATGATAATATTTAAAAAAGAACTATTGAAGTTCTTTTTTAAACATTTTTTTCTTATTTTTATTTGAAATAATAAAATTTAATATCTCAATCTTTTCTTTATTGTTATCAATGATTGAAAAAATTATAGTGTCCTCTTTTTTTTCAATTTTTTCAAAATGGTCGAATAAGTTCATAGTATTATTAGTGTTTTTAAATTTAATAGTTAAATCTTTTTGAGTTAACTGATAACTAAGAATATTTTTTATTCCTCCAAAATCTTCAATTAATTTATAAATTGAATCTCTCAATAACTTAGCATTTATAATATCATTATTTTCTTCTCTATTAAATTTCTTAAATCAAAAGAAAGCCACAATAAATATAAAGATACTTGCAATAACTCCAATTATTGGAATTATTCATATTTTTGTATTTACTCCATTTGCAGTTGGAATAATACCACTTAATATAAAATCAAAAATACCAGTTGAAAATGATGTTCCTAGTTTTACTTTAAACAATGAGGTTAACATTGCTAAAATACCATTTAAAGGACAATAAATAGCAAAATAAAATAAAGGCATTGAATAACAAAATAGATATTCTACAGGCTCTGTTACTCCTACAAGCATAGCTGTTAAAGCAGCTGTAATGTAAATACCCATTTTTGATCTTTTCTCCCCTCTTGGTGTCATTAATAACAAAGTTAATGATAAAGTTGGCAGAATAAAAATTGAATTTATATAACCTCCTGAAATAAATCTACTTACTCTTAAACCAGCATTTCAACAATCATCAATGGTAATATATTTATTAGTTGAGACAATATTTCAAATAATTTGATCTCCACTTGGATTTGATTGAAAAATACTTTCAGTTTCTTTAAATCAAATATTTATTGGAGTCTCAATTAAATTAAAATCACTCTCTCCTAAATAGTTTTTAAAAATTGTAGTAATTTCTTCTTGTCCGAATCCCTTTTCCTTAATATTTAAAAGTTCCGTTACAATAGCTAGATTTTCACCATGTGATTCTCTTAAAAGATATTGAATCAATAAGTCTTGTTGATATGAATTTAAATCTCCACCTACTTGGGTGTATCACATTGGAGATTGTCAAAGTAAATTTGAGCCAAAAGGTATTAACATTCTTTGTATTGTTCTAAATATAAAAGCATCTAATCCAATTGGTGATTTGGCAACCACAGCTCCCATCATCGACAAAACATAGCCAAATATTGGTCATACTATTATAAAAAGAGAAGCAAAAACCATTGAAAAAATAATAGTTAAAATTATTACAAATCTTTCTTTAGCAAAAAATTCTAAACCCTTTGGTAAATTTATATCTTTAAACTTCTTATAAATAAATGTAACATAGGTTCCAACAAGAATGCCACCAATAACTCCAGAATTAAATGTTTCTAAGCCACCAAAAAATAATTTTGAAAGATAGAGGTTTTTTTGTAAGTCCTTTCAAAATCAAATATCAAATAAGTTTTTATTCACTGAATTATCTTTAATTGAAGCTCAAATAAAAACATTAAAGACTAAATAAGATAAAATTCCACAATAAACAGCAACTCCCTTATTTGAAGTAAAACCTATTATAATTGCTAGTGCAAATCAAATACCAATATTTGAAAATAAAATACTGCCGATATTAATTAGGAGATTTACTTTTGTAGCATTTCCAATTGATAAAATAATTCCAAAAATAGGCATTAAAATAATTACAAAACCAAAACTAGTTCCTAATTTTTTCAAGAAACTTTTTGCTTTATTTTTTGTATATCATGCTATATCAAATCCTCTAAATTGAGTTTGGTAATTTTCCATGACTTTTCCGCCTTTTATATGGTTATTTTAGCATAAAAAAAAGATATGTTAATCAACCTATCTTTTAACTAATTTATACTTACTTAAAACTATTTTAGATGAAGTATGATGATTTTTTTTCTTTTTAAGCTCTAATTCTTTTGCTTCTTCTTTTGTTATTATATTTAAATTTTTTCTGCTTTCTAAATATAAAATTCTTTTTTCATCACCCTCATATTGATTTTGATTTCTTAATTCAGTTGAAAAATTATTTTTATTCGCAAAAGATATTTTTTGATCAATAATTATTTCTTTGGAATTCTTTCTTTTTGAATTGACTCTCTTACTTTGATTTTTGTTTGTATTGGTTGTTGTTGTAACTGTAATCTCTTTTGTATTAGTTACCAAATTATTTGTGTTATTTTCAGCAATAATTTCTGAGTTATTATTAACAATTTGATTCTGACTTTGTATTTTATTTTCTGTTAAATTATTTACTCTACTATTATTTTCAATATTTATTTCTGAGTTATCATTAATAAATTGATTTTGACTTATCATTTTATTTTCTGTTAAATTATTCACTTCACTATTGTTTTCAACAATGTTCTGTGAATTATAATTAACAACATGAGTTTTATTACTTGTTTTTTTCTTATTTGTTCTATTGTTTTCAACAATGTTTTGTGAACTATTATTAGTCAATTGATTTTGACTAATTGATTTTTTAATATTTTCCTTTAAATTATTTTCTTTACTATTTTTTTCAATAATGT
It encodes:
- a CDS encoding PTS transporter subunit EIIC, yielding MENYQTQFRGFDIAWYTKNKAKSFLKKLGTSFGFVIILMPIFGIILSIGNATKVNLLINIGSILFSNIGIWFALAIIIGFTSNKGVAVYCGILSYLVFNVFIWASIKDNSVNKNLFDIWFWKDLQKNLYLSKLFFGGLETFNSGVIGGILVGTYVTFIYKKFKDINLPKGLEFFAKERFVIILTIIFSMVFASLFIIVWPIFGYVLSMMGAVVAKSPIGLDAFIFRTIQRMLIPFGSNLLWQSPMWYTQVGGDLNSYQQDLLIQYLLRESHGENLAIVTELLNIKEKGFGQEEITTIFKNYLGESDFNLIETPINIWFKETESIFQSNPSGDQIIWNIVSTNKYITIDDCWNAGLRVSRFISGGYINSIFILPTLSLTLLLMTPRGEKRSKMGIYITAALTAMLVGVTEPVEYLFCYSMPLFYFAIYCPLNGILAMLTSLFKVKLGTSFSTGIFDFILSGIIPTANGVNTKIWIIPIIGVIASIFIFIVAFFWFKKFNREENNDIINAKLLRDSIYKLIEDFGGIKNILSYQLTQKDLTIKFKNTNNTMNLFDHFEKIEKKEDTIIFSIIDNNKEKIEILNFIISNKNKKKMFKKELQ